The DNA window TGTACGGCGCCAGGATGCGGTTGACATAAAAACCGGCGCTGTCGCCCACCACGATGGCGGTCTTGCCCTGCTTGTGCGCCAACGCCACGGTGGTGGCGATGGTCTCTTCACTGGTACCTGCATGCGGGATCACTTCCACCAGCGGCATTTTGTCCACCGGGCTGAAGTAGTGCAGACCGATCACCTGCTGCGGCCGCTGGGCTTTCTCGGCGATGAGGCCGATAGGCAGCGAGGAGGTATTGGAGGCGAATACGGTATGCGGCGCACAGTGCGCTTCGACTTCGGCCACCATCTGCTGCTTCAGCGCCAGATCCTCAAACACCGCCTCGACCACGATATCCGCCTGCTCAAAGCCGGTGTAATCGGTAGAGCCGGAGATCAGCATCATCTGCTTTTGCCGCTCCGCCGGACGCATGCGCTTGCTGCGCACCCGCTTGCCGAGCACATCCCAGCTGTATTTCAGCGCGTGATTGATGCCGGTTTCATTGATGTCTTTGATGCGCACCGGCAACCCGCCGCGCGTGGCGGTAACGCAGGCGATGCCGCCACCCATCAGGCCGCCGCCGAGAATGCCGACGCGATGCAGGGTGTGCGGCCTGGCATTGCCGCCCCGTTCTTTTTTCAGCGCGGTGGAAGCGAAGAACAGGCTGCGCAGCGCCGCCGACTGCGGCGTCATCGCCAATTCGCCGAAGGCGCGCGCTTCGGCCTCATAGCCGCTGGCGCTGCCGTGATCCAGCCCGGTGCGCACCACCTGAATGATGCGCTCCGCCGCCGGGTAGTTGCCATGCGTTTTCGCCAACGTTTTCTTGCGCACTATGCTGAACAGCAGGTTTCTGCCCAGCGGGCCGTTGAGCAGGCGATCCTGCCACGGCAGCTCGCGCTGATGCTTCCAGCCCTGCTTCACCCGCTCGATAGCGGTCTGCAACAAAATCGACGGCGGCACGGCGTCGTCCACCAGCCCCATGCGCAGCGCCTGGCGGGCGCGAATGTGCTTGCCGGTCAGGATCATATCCAGCGCCTTGGCGGCGCCGATCAGACGCGGCAGACGTTGAGTGCCGCCGGAGCCCGGCAGCAGACCCAGCTGCACTTCCGGCAGACC is part of the Serratia surfactantfaciens genome and encodes:
- the fadJ gene encoding fatty acid oxidation complex subunit alpha FadJ, which encodes MSFENALHEQRATPSAFQLTIRPDNIGVITIDVPGDKVNTLKAEFVEQVNDVLIRAQQHTALEGLVIVSGKPDSFIAGADITMIAACASAKEAETLAKKGQSTLAQIAAFPVPVVAAIHGACLGGGLELALACHGRVCSLDDKTALGLPEVQLGLLPGSGGTQRLPRLIGAAKALDMILTGKHIRARQALRMGLVDDAVPPSILLQTAIERVKQGWKHQRELPWQDRLLNGPLGRNLLFSIVRKKTLAKTHGNYPAAERIIQVVRTGLDHGSASGYEAEARAFGELAMTPQSAALRSLFFASTALKKERGGNARPHTLHRVGILGGGLMGGGIACVTATRGGLPVRIKDINETGINHALKYSWDVLGKRVRSKRMRPAERQKQMMLISGSTDYTGFEQADIVVEAVFEDLALKQQMVAEVEAHCAPHTVFASNTSSLPIGLIAEKAQRPQQVIGLHYFSPVDKMPLVEVIPHAGTSEETIATTVALAHKQGKTAIVVGDSAGFYVNRILAPYINEAARCLLEGEPMESLDKALVDFGFPVGPITLLDEVGIDVGTKIIPVLVEALGPRFAAPAAFDAVLKDGRKGRKNGRGFYLYPSEGQQRQRRKRADTSLYSLLGVTPKAHMLPATIAQRCVMMMLNEAARCLEEGVIRSARDGDIGAVFGIGFPPFLGGPFRYMDELGAEKVVKTLEYLRQQHGEHFTPCERLQRMAQQGERFYPLGS